Genomic segment of Bacteroidota bacterium:
CCGATGTGAGACTGAAAGGTCTTGACACATTTGTCCTCCGGATCTTGAAAGACTGGAATGCTCCCGGTGTTACAATTGCCGTTGTTGAAAAAAATAAGGTAGTCTATACCGGTGGTTTTGGTTATCGTGATGCAGAAAAGAAATTACCTGTAACAGAAAATACATTGTTTGCAATCGGATCATGTACAAAAGCATTTACTGCAAGCATGCTTGGGATGCTTGTAAAAGAAGGAAAAGTAGATCTTGATAAGCCTGTTCGTAATTATTTACCCGAATTAAAATTTCAAAATGAATATACAAATGACCATGCTACACTAAGAGATATGATGAGCCATCGTACTGGCTTACCGCGGCATGATTACTCATGGTACGGTTCTACTGCAAGCAGAAGTGAATTGCTGGAAAGAATACAATACCAGGAACCTTCTTTTGAACTACGAGAAAAATACCAGTACAACAATTTTATGTTCATGGCCCAAGGAATGGTAATTGAAAAACTTACTGGTAAAAGCTGGGAAGAAAATTTAAAAGAAAGAATACTGCAGCCTCTTGGAATGAGCAACACAAATTTGTCAGTAATTGAGATGGAGAAATCTGCTGACCGTTCTTTGGCTTACACAGAAGAAAATAATAAACTCAAAGTAATTCCTTACCGTAATATTGATGGAATTGGGCCAGCAGGTTCTATCAACAGTTGCGCAAAGGATATGGCAGCATGGTTGATCACATGGATCAATAATGGTAAATACAATGGAAAGGAAATTATTCCTTCTTCGTACCGAAACCAGGCCATCCAGGTGCAAATGGCCACTGGTGGCGGCATACCTGGTTCAGAAAATTCGGATATTCATATGAGCGGATATGGATTGGCATGGGGCATGAGTAGCTATCGCGGTCATTACCGGGTGGAACATGGCGGCGGTATTGATGGTTTCATTACTACAACCGGTTTTTATCCGAGTGATAGCATCGGCATATTCGTTTCCTCAAACCAGGGAAGTGTGAGTACCAGCATTAGAAATTTTATTGCTGATAAAATGATGAAGCTTTCTTATCGCACCTGGGGCAAAACAGGATTGACCGAAAAAATGAAAGGAGATTCATTGGCTAAAGCAGCTCCAAATACCGACAGTCTCAATCAAAAAAAGGGAACCAAGCCATCAAATGAGATAAACGGCTATGCAGGCACTTATGAAAATAAAGGATACGGTAAAATAAAGCTTTTTATTGAACGTGATACACTATGGATTGATTATAATGAAGCAGGCAAAAGAACACAATCATACCTCCAGCATTATCATTTTGATATTTTCAGAATTCGTTCGACAGAAGAAACAACGGAACCTAAGGATGCACCAAAAGTTTATTTCAATATGGATGCAAAAGGTGAGATCGTTTCACTGAAAACGAAAATGGAACCTGCTGTGAAAGATATCGTCTTTGAAAAACTACCACCAGAGGTTGAATTAAGAAAAGAAGATCTAAAAAAATATGAAGGCGATTTCGATCTTGGTTCAGGTGTGATAGCAAAATTTTATATAAAAGGAGAAAAAACATTATATGCTTTTATTGAAGGCCAGCCGGAATATGAATTGATGGCTTCAGGAAAAAATAAGTTTGAACTAAAAGCATTGAAAGGCTACAGTGTTCAATTTGACGAGAATGAAAAAGGAGAAATTATCGCTGTGAATTTTGTACAACCCAACGGAACATTTAAAGCAAAAAAGAAATAATTATGAAAAGAATAGCCTGGGTTGCTATCCTCTCAATAGCTTTTTCCTGTACATCTACACAAAAGGATTACGACACCATCATTCGTAATGGAGTGATCTATGATGGTAATGGCGGTGAACCTTTCAAAGCCGATATTGGAATAAAGAATGATACCATCGCTTTTATTGGTGATCTGTCAAAGTCTTCAGGAAAAGATGAAGTGGATGCAAAAGGAAATGCAGTTGCCCCGGGTTTTATTAATATGCTGAGCTGGGCAACTGAAACATTAATTGAAGACGGAAGAAGCCAGAGTGATATCCGGCAAGGTGTAACGCTGGAAGTAATGGGTGAAGGCTGGAGCATGGGCCCTTTGAATGAACAATTAAAAAAACAACAACAGGAATCACAGGGCGATATTAAATTCAAGATCGAATGGAATACATTAGGTGAATACCTGGATTTTTTAGAAAAGAAAGGTGTGAGTTGCAATGTAGCATCCTTTATCGGCGCTACTACTGTCCGTATGCATGTAATTGGTGAAGATAACCGTGACCCCACTCCTGCTGAAATGGACAGCATGAAATTGCTAGTGAAGCAATCAATGGAAGAAGGCGCAATGGGTGTAGGCACATCACTCATTTACCCGCCTGCATTTTTTGCCAAAACAAATGAACTGGTTGAATTGTGTAAAGTAGCATCATCATATGGTGGTTCTTATATCAGTCATATGCGCAGCGAAGGGGACAAACTACATGAAGCAATTGAAGAGCTGATCACTATTGCAAAAGAAGCAAATATTCATGCAGAGGTTTATCATTTAAAAGCAGCAGGAAAAGATAACTGGGGCAAAATGGACAGTGTAATTAAAAGAATTGAACGGGCACAAAGAGAAGGTCAGGATGTTACTGCTGATATGTACACTTATATTGCAGGTGGTACTGGCCTTACAGCTACGATGCCCCCTACTTTACAAGACGGTGGTTTTGGTAAACTGAGAGAAAGATTACAAGATCCGGCTGTAAGAAAGCAGTTGAAATCGGAAATGAATATCAAAACTGATAAATGGGAAAACTTTTTCTATGGCGTAGGCACACCTGAAAATATTTTAGTGGTTGGCTTCAAACAGGACAGCCTGAAAAAGTATACCGGAAAAACACTTGGCCAGATCGCAAAAATGTTTGGGAAATCGCCGGAAGAAACTGCAATGGACTTAATTATTAAAGACAGCACAAGAGTTGAATGTATTTATTTTTTAATGAATGAAGACAATGTAAAAAAGCAAATAGCTATTCCCTGGGTAAGTTTTGGAAGCGATGAAGGTTCTTATACTAACGAAGGTGTATTTATAAAATCAAATGCACACCCGAGAGCTTATGGAAATTTTGCAAGGGTAATTGGAAAATACTGCAGAGATGAAAAACTGATCAGTTTACAGGAAGCTATCAGAAAACTATCCAATTTACCTGCAAAGAATTTAAAAATAAAAAAACGTGGCGAGTTAAAAGTTGGCAACTATGCTGACGTTGTTATTTTCGATCAGGCTAAAGTAAAAGACAATGCAACCTTTGAAAAACCACATGTATATGCTGAAGGCATGGTACATGTTTTTGTAAATGGTGTACAGGTTTTAAAAGAAGGTGAGCATACAGGCGCAAAACCAGGAAGATTTGTGAAAGGACCTGGATTCAAAATGTAAAATGTTGTTCCGATAGCTATCGGGATTAAAATTTAGAATATAAAATGAGCATAACTATTCGAAGAGCTGTAAAAGAAGATTGTCCACGATTATTGGAATTGGTAGAAGAACTAGCCATTTATGAAAAAGCGCCAAATGAAGTAACAGTAACATTAGAGCATTTCATTGAAAGTGGTTTTGGAGAAAACCCGGTGTGGTGGAGTTTTGCTGCCGAAGAAAATGGACTGATCCTGGGTTTTGCATTGTACTATATCCGGTACTCAACATGGAAAGGACAGGCACTATATCTCGAAGATATTTTAGTAACTGAATCAGCAAGAGGAAAAGGAATCGGCAAATTATTACTCGACCGGCTGATCGAGGAAGCAAAAGAAAAAGGATTTAAACGAATTGTATGGCAGGTATTGGAATGGAATGAACCTGCTATCAATTTCTATAAGAAGTACAATGTAAATTTTGATTCAGAGTGGGTGAACTGCAGTATGAATGTTAGCTGACGCCAGAAACTTCCATTGTTTTATTGATCTTTAAAACCAACCCCTGCAATACTTTTCCTGGACCTGCTTCAGTAAACTTAGATGCTCCATCAGCAATCATGGATTGTACACATTGCGTCCATCTTACAGCACCAGTCAATTGTTCAATCAGGTTTTGTTTTATTTCTTCTTTATCCATTACTGCTTTTGCAACTACATTTTGATAAACTGCACAGGTTGGATTATGAAATTTCGTTGATTCAATTGCCGCTTGCAATTCTTCTTTTGCTGGTAGCATTAATGGAGAATGAAAGGCCCCGCCAACAGGTAATACTAAAGCTCTTTTTGCTCCTGCAGCTTTCATTCTCTCACAAGCAATATCAATTCCTTTTATACTTCCGCTTATTACTAACTGGCCAGGGCAATTATAATTTGCCGGAACAACCACCTCTCCTGTTTCATCCTGTACTTCTTTACAAATTGCTTCTACTTTATCATCAGCAAGATTTAAAACAGCGGCCATAGTTGAAGGATTTATCTCACATGCATTTTGCATCGCAGTAGCTCTCACGGATACTAATTGCAAAGCATCTTCAAAACTCAAGGTACCATTTGCAACTAATGCAGAGAACTCACCGAGTGAATGACCTGCTACCATATCAGGTTTTAAACTCTCTATACTTTTATAAGCGATAATAGAATGAAGAAAAACGGCGGGCTGTGTTACTCTTGTTTGTCTCAGGTCATCTTCTGTACCGTTGAACATGATATCGGAGATTCGGAAACCGAGAATTTCATTTGATTGCTCAAATAATTTTTTTGCAAAAAAACTATTTTCAAAATGTTCCTTAGCCATTCCCGGAAACTGTGACCCCTGTCCCGGAAAAACGAAAGCATGTTTCATAACAGAAAGTTTTACTACCCCTACCCTATCCGCAGATTATTTCAGCAGACAAAAAAGGTTTGATAACTGAATGTAATCAAACCTCATTGCTGCAAATATATCGGATTAATCTAAACTGGCAGTTATCAGTTTCAGGAACTCACTTCTTGTAGAATTTTTCAAAAACTCCCCGTCAAAAGCTGAGGTAGTAGTCACCGAATTCTGTTTTTGCACACCCCGCATCATCATACACAAATGTTTTGCTTCTATTACCACAGCCACACCCAAAGGATTCAATGTTTCTTTGATCGCATCGCGGATCTGAACGGTTAACCTCTCCTGCACTTGCAATCTTCTTGCAAATACATCTACCACTCTTGCAACTTTACTCAGCCCCGTTATCCATCCGTTGG
This window contains:
- a CDS encoding GNAT family N-acetyltransferase — its product is MSITIRRAVKEDCPRLLELVEELAIYEKAPNEVTVTLEHFIESGFGENPVWWSFAAEENGLILGFALYYIRYSTWKGQALYLEDILVTESARGKGIGKLLLDRLIEEAKEKGFKRIVWQVLEWNEPAINFYKKYNVNFDSEWVNCSMNVS
- a CDS encoding D-aminoacylase, with protein sequence MKRIAWVAILSIAFSCTSTQKDYDTIIRNGVIYDGNGGEPFKADIGIKNDTIAFIGDLSKSSGKDEVDAKGNAVAPGFINMLSWATETLIEDGRSQSDIRQGVTLEVMGEGWSMGPLNEQLKKQQQESQGDIKFKIEWNTLGEYLDFLEKKGVSCNVASFIGATTVRMHVIGEDNRDPTPAEMDSMKLLVKQSMEEGAMGVGTSLIYPPAFFAKTNELVELCKVASSYGGSYISHMRSEGDKLHEAIEELITIAKEANIHAEVYHLKAAGKDNWGKMDSVIKRIERAQREGQDVTADMYTYIAGGTGLTATMPPTLQDGGFGKLRERLQDPAVRKQLKSEMNIKTDKWENFFYGVGTPENILVVGFKQDSLKKYTGKTLGQIAKMFGKSPEETAMDLIIKDSTRVECIYFLMNEDNVKKQIAIPWVSFGSDEGSYTNEGVFIKSNAHPRAYGNFARVIGKYCRDEKLISLQEAIRKLSNLPAKNLKIKKRGELKVGNYADVVIFDQAKVKDNATFEKPHVYAEGMVHVFVNGVQVLKEGEHTGAKPGRFVKGPGFKM
- a CDS encoding serine hydrolase, with the protein product MKKLFPAIILLLISTALISQPPADVRLKGLDTFVLRILKDWNAPGVTIAVVEKNKVVYTGGFGYRDAEKKLPVTENTLFAIGSCTKAFTASMLGMLVKEGKVDLDKPVRNYLPELKFQNEYTNDHATLRDMMSHRTGLPRHDYSWYGSTASRSELLERIQYQEPSFELREKYQYNNFMFMAQGMVIEKLTGKSWEENLKERILQPLGMSNTNLSVIEMEKSADRSLAYTEENNKLKVIPYRNIDGIGPAGSINSCAKDMAAWLITWINNGKYNGKEIIPSSYRNQAIQVQMATGGGIPGSENSDIHMSGYGLAWGMSSYRGHYRVEHGGGIDGFITTTGFYPSDSIGIFVSSNQGSVSTSIRNFIADKMMKLSYRTWGKTGLTEKMKGDSLAKAAPNTDSLNQKKGTKPSNEINGYAGTYENKGYGKIKLFIERDTLWIDYNEAGKRTQSYLQHYHFDIFRIRSTEETTEPKDAPKVYFNMDAKGEIVSLKTKMEPAVKDIVFEKLPPEVELRKEDLKKYEGDFDLGSGVIAKFYIKGEKTLYAFIEGQPEYELMASGKNKFELKALKGYSVQFDENEKGEIIAVNFVQPNGTFKAKKK
- the fabD gene encoding ACP S-malonyltransferase, yielding MKHAFVFPGQGSQFPGMAKEHFENSFFAKKLFEQSNEILGFRISDIMFNGTEDDLRQTRVTQPAVFLHSIIAYKSIESLKPDMVAGHSLGEFSALVANGTLSFEDALQLVSVRATAMQNACEINPSTMAAVLNLADDKVEAICKEVQDETGEVVVPANYNCPGQLVISGSIKGIDIACERMKAAGAKRALVLPVGGAFHSPLMLPAKEELQAAIESTKFHNPTCAVYQNVVAKAVMDKEEIKQNLIEQLTGAVRWTQCVQSMIADGASKFTEAGPGKVLQGLVLKINKTMEVSGVS